Proteins encoded within one genomic window of Acidovorax sp. 107:
- the nuoG gene encoding NADH-quinone oxidoreductase subunit NuoG, with protein sequence MVEIELDGQKVEVAEGCMVMHAAEKAGTYIPHFCYHKKLSIAANCRMCLVDVEKAPKPMPACATPVTQGMIVRTKSDKAIKAQQSVMEFLLINHPLDCPICDQGGECQLQDLAVGYGGSSSRYEEEKRVVPVKDVGPLISMQEMSRCIHCTRCVRFGQEVAGVMELGMIHRGEHSEITTVVGDTIDSELSGNMIDICPVGALTSKPFRYSARTWELSRRRSVSPHDSTGANLIVQVKNHKVMRVVPLENEAVNECWIADRDRFSYESLNSDDRLTQPMLKQGGVWKTVDWQTALEYVANGLKNIKNDHGANSIGALVSPHSTVEELYLASALVRGIGSDNIDYRLRNAEFAAPEGIRWLGTSIASLSTLQRVLVVGSNLRKDHPLFAQRIRQAARHGCQVSAIASAAHDWAMPVQTLVAQSAGAWVQTLGGIAFAIAQEKGVAAPQGATAANDAAQAIARSLLGGERKALLLGNAAAHHAQATQLLALANWIGENTGASVGYLTEAANTVGAQFAGAHPVNGGLNAGQMLSGGLKAAVLLNTEPVHDSAVGASAAAALSGADMVVTMSPFKANMEFSDVLLPIAPFTETSGSFVNAEGRLQSFHAVVRPLGDTRPAWKVLRVLANLLGVPGFDFETSQDVLARATNAAAGAVTEVPAAQLSNVVTNAAPASAAAAGEPVVASIYQLDGLVRRSTSLQLTADARLAREGVAA encoded by the coding sequence ATGGTTGAAATTGAACTGGACGGTCAGAAAGTGGAAGTCGCCGAAGGCTGCATGGTGATGCATGCAGCCGAAAAGGCGGGCACCTACATTCCGCATTTCTGCTACCACAAGAAACTCTCGATTGCCGCCAACTGCCGCATGTGCCTGGTGGACGTCGAGAAGGCTCCCAAGCCCATGCCCGCCTGCGCCACGCCCGTGACGCAAGGCATGATCGTGCGCACCAAGAGCGACAAGGCCATCAAGGCCCAGCAGTCGGTCATGGAGTTCCTGCTGATCAACCACCCGCTGGATTGCCCCATCTGCGACCAGGGCGGTGAGTGCCAGCTGCAGGATCTGGCCGTGGGCTACGGGGGCTCTTCCTCGCGCTACGAAGAGGAAAAGCGCGTAGTGCCCGTCAAGGACGTGGGGCCGCTGATTTCCATGCAGGAAATGAGCCGCTGCATCCACTGCACCCGCTGCGTGCGCTTCGGCCAGGAAGTGGCCGGCGTGATGGAGCTCGGCATGATCCACCGTGGCGAGCACTCCGAAATCACCACCGTGGTGGGCGACACGATCGACTCCGAGCTGTCGGGCAACATGATCGACATCTGCCCTGTGGGTGCCCTGACCAGCAAGCCGTTCCGCTACAGCGCCCGCACCTGGGAGCTGTCGCGCCGCCGCTCCGTCAGCCCGCACGACTCCACCGGCGCGAACCTCATCGTCCAGGTCAAGAACCACAAGGTCATGCGCGTCGTTCCGCTCGAGAACGAAGCCGTGAATGAATGCTGGATCGCCGACCGCGACCGCTTCTCGTACGAATCGCTCAACAGCGACGACCGCCTGACCCAGCCCATGCTCAAGCAGGGCGGGGTGTGGAAGACCGTCGACTGGCAGACCGCTCTCGAGTACGTGGCCAACGGCCTCAAGAACATCAAGAACGACCATGGCGCCAACAGCATCGGCGCCTTGGTGAGCCCGCACAGCACCGTGGAAGAGCTGTACCTTGCCAGCGCCCTGGTGCGCGGCATAGGCAGCGACAACATCGACTACCGTCTGCGCAACGCCGAGTTCGCGGCGCCCGAAGGCATTCGCTGGCTGGGCACTTCCATCGCTTCGCTGTCCACGCTGCAACGCGTGCTGGTGGTGGGCTCCAACCTGCGCAAGGACCATCCGCTGTTTGCCCAACGCATCCGCCAAGCGGCTCGCCATGGCTGCCAGGTCAGCGCCATCGCTTCGGCCGCCCACGACTGGGCCATGCCTGTGCAAACACTCGTCGCCCAAAGCGCCGGCGCATGGGTCCAGACGCTTGGAGGCATCGCCTTTGCCATCGCCCAGGAAAAGGGTGTTGCCGCTCCGCAAGGCGCGACTGCTGCCAACGACGCTGCCCAAGCCATCGCCCGCTCGCTGCTGGGCGGCGAGCGCAAGGCCTTGCTGCTGGGCAACGCGGCAGCGCACCATGCGCAAGCCACGCAATTGCTGGCGCTGGCCAATTGGATCGGCGAGAACACGGGAGCTTCCGTGGGCTACCTGACGGAAGCTGCCAACACGGTGGGCGCGCAGTTCGCGGGTGCTCATCCGGTCAACGGTGGTTTGAATGCGGGCCAGATGCTCTCCGGTGGTCTGAAGGCGGCTGTGCTGCTCAACACCGAGCCGGTGCATGACTCGGCTGTCGGTGCCAGCGCCGCTGCTGCACTGTCTGGTGCTGACATGGTGGTGACCATGAGCCCCTTCAAGGCCAACATGGAGTTCAGTGACGTTCTGTTGCCAATTGCTCCGTTCACCGAAACGTCGGGCAGCTTCGTCAATGCCGAAGGCCGCCTGCAGAGCTTCCACGCCGTGGTGCGTCCGCTGGGCGATACCCGCCCCGCATGGAAGGTGCTGCGTGTGCTGGCCAACCTGTTGGGCGTTCCAGGCTTCGACTTCGAAACCTCGCAAGACGTGCTGGCCCGCGCCACCAACGCAGCAGCCGGTGCGGTCACTGAAGTGCCTGCAGCCCAACTGTCGAACGTGGTGACGAACGCCGCGCCTGCGTCTGCCGCCGCTGCTGGTGAGCCCGTGGTGGCCTCCATCTATCAACTTGACGGCCTCGTGCGCCGTTCGACGTCGCTGCAGCTCACCGCTGACGCACGCCTGGCACGTGAAGGAGTGGCCGCATGA
- a CDS encoding NADH-quinone oxidoreductase subunit C, producing the protein MTAVAIRPEKLKDNISAALGAKVRQISVALDEVTVVVAPADYLDAMLLLRDAEGCRFEQLIDLCGVDYSAYGDAVHEGARYCVVSHLLSVSLNQRVRVKVFCQDDDFPVVSSVSELWNSANWYEREAFDLFGIVFDGHNDLRRILTDYGFIGHPFRKDFPLSGHVEMRYDAEQRRVVYEPVSIEPREITPRIIREDKYGGLH; encoded by the coding sequence ATGACAGCTGTTGCCATTCGGCCGGAAAAGCTCAAGGACAATATCTCTGCGGCGCTGGGTGCCAAGGTGCGCCAGATCTCTGTAGCCCTCGATGAAGTGACTGTGGTCGTTGCGCCTGCGGACTACCTGGACGCCATGCTTCTGTTGCGTGACGCGGAGGGTTGCCGTTTCGAGCAATTGATCGATTTGTGCGGCGTGGACTATTCCGCGTACGGCGATGCTGTCCACGAAGGTGCTCGCTACTGCGTGGTGTCTCATCTGTTGTCTGTCAGCCTGAATCAGCGCGTACGTGTGAAGGTCTTCTGCCAGGATGATGATTTCCCGGTGGTTTCCTCGGTGTCCGAGTTGTGGAATTCTGCCAACTGGTATGAGCGGGAAGCCTTCGACCTGTTTGGCATCGTGTTTGACGGTCATAACGACCTGCGCCGCATTCTCACCGACTACGGATTCATCGGTCACCCTTTCCGCAAGGACTTCCCATTGTCCGGTCATGTCGAAATGCGGTACGACGCCGAGCAGCGCCGCGTGGTGTACGAGCCCGTGTCCATCGAGCCGCGTGAAATCACGCCGCGCATCATCCGCGAAGACAAGTACGGAGGCCTGCACTGA
- the nuoE gene encoding NADH-quinone oxidoreductase subunit NuoE yields MSSSTNTKITDSTLARFAREVAKYPPEQAQSAVMACLSIVQQEQGWVSVESEAVIADYLGMAQIAVHEVTTFYNMYNQQPTGKYKLNVCTNLPCQLRDGQKALHHLEKKLGVTMGETTPDGLFTLQQCECLGACADAPVMLVNDRTMCSFMDNDKLDQLVDGLKAAEGQA; encoded by the coding sequence ATGAGCAGCAGCACCAATACCAAGATTACCGACTCCACGCTCGCCCGCTTTGCGCGCGAAGTGGCCAAGTACCCGCCCGAGCAGGCGCAGTCCGCCGTGATGGCCTGCCTGTCCATCGTGCAGCAGGAGCAGGGCTGGGTCAGCGTCGAGAGCGAGGCTGTGATTGCCGACTACCTGGGCATGGCCCAGATCGCGGTGCATGAAGTCACCACGTTCTACAACATGTACAACCAGCAGCCGACGGGCAAATACAAGCTCAACGTCTGCACCAACCTGCCTTGCCAGCTGCGCGACGGCCAGAAGGCGCTGCACCACCTTGAGAAGAAGCTCGGCGTGACCATGGGCGAGACCACGCCGGACGGCCTGTTCACGCTGCAGCAGTGCGAATGTCTGGGCGCCTGCGCCGACGCGCCCGTGATGCTGGTCAACGACCGTACCATGTGCAGCTTCATGGACAACGACAAGCTCGACCAGCTGGTCGATGGCCTCAAGGCAGCGGAAGGGCAAGCATGA
- the nuoI gene encoding NADH-quinone oxidoreductase subunit NuoI codes for MTAVAAAAPFSFRDFFKSFMLVELLKGMALTGRYAFRRKVTVQFPEEKTPLSPRFRGLHALRRYDNGEERCIACKLCEAVCPAMAITIESDVRADGSRRTTRYDIDLTKCIFCGFCEESCPVDSIVETHIFEYHGEKRGDLYFTKDMLLAVGDRYEGEIAAAKAADAKYR; via the coding sequence ATGACTGCTGTTGCTGCTGCTGCACCTTTTTCATTCAGGGACTTCTTCAAGAGCTTCATGCTCGTGGAGTTGCTCAAAGGGATGGCCTTGACAGGCCGCTATGCGTTTCGCCGCAAGGTGACCGTGCAGTTTCCCGAAGAGAAGACGCCTTTGTCGCCACGTTTTCGTGGCCTGCATGCACTGCGCCGTTATGACAACGGTGAGGAGCGTTGCATTGCCTGCAAGCTGTGCGAGGCCGTATGCCCCGCGATGGCCATCACCATCGAATCGGATGTGCGCGCGGACGGCTCGCGCCGTACCACGCGCTATGACATCGACCTGACCAAGTGCATCTTCTGCGGGTTTTGCGAGGAAAGCTGCCCGGTCGATTCGATTGTCGAAACGCACATCTTTGAATACCACGGTGAGAAGCGTGGTGACCTGTATTTCACGAAGGACATGCTCTTGGCCGTGGGCGACCGGTACGAAGGTGAAATTGCGGCAGCCAAGGCTGCAGACGCCAAATACCGCTGA
- a CDS encoding NADH-quinone oxidoreductase subunit J, translating into MDAKTGFFYLFSVVLLFAAFRVITARNPVHAVLYLILAFSQAAAVWLLLKAEFLAIALVLVYLGAVMVLFLFVVMMLDIHIDAVRKGFWKHFPLAASVGALIALEMAAVLMGGFRSIDEPKAVATAVDAAGHVVQYSNTKALGKLLYTEYLYPVEVAAVILLVAMVAAIALTLRQRKDSKAINPASQIRVRAADRLAVIKVAATQKPAAEESVQAAVEEKKA; encoded by the coding sequence ATGGACGCCAAGACTGGTTTTTTCTATCTCTTCTCGGTGGTGCTGCTGTTTGCTGCCTTCCGGGTGATCACTGCGCGCAACCCTGTGCATGCGGTGCTGTACCTCATCCTTGCTTTCTCGCAGGCCGCAGCTGTCTGGCTGCTGCTCAAGGCGGAGTTTCTGGCCATCGCACTGGTGCTGGTGTACTTGGGCGCGGTGATGGTGCTCTTCCTGTTCGTTGTGATGATGCTGGACATCCACATCGATGCCGTGCGCAAGGGATTCTGGAAGCACTTTCCGTTGGCGGCCTCCGTGGGTGCGTTGATTGCGCTCGAAATGGCGGCGGTGTTGATGGGCGGTTTCCGCAGCATTGACGAACCCAAGGCGGTGGCGACGGCAGTGGATGCTGCGGGGCACGTCGTACAGTATTCCAACACCAAGGCGCTGGGCAAGCTGCTGTACACCGAGTACCTGTATCCCGTCGAGGTCGCGGCTGTCATCCTCTTGGTTGCCATGGTCGCTGCCATCGCTTTGACCCTGCGCCAGCGCAAGGACAGCAAGGCCATTAATCCTGCATCTCAGATCCGTGTACGCGCTGCCGATCGCCTGGCGGTGATCAAGGTGGCTGCCACCCAGAAGCCAGCGGCCGAGGAGTCGGTCCAAGCTGCTGTCGAGGAGAAAAAAGCATGA
- a CDS encoding NADH-quinone oxidoreductase subunit D, with protein MAEIKNYSLNFGPQHPAAHGVLRLVLELDGEVVQRADPHIGLLHRATEKLAEHKTYIQSLPYMDRLDYVSMMCNEHAYCLAIEKLLGLEVPVRAQYIRVMFSEITRLLNHLMWLGSHGNDCGSSTILIYTFREREDLFDMYEAVSGARMHAAYFRPGGVYRDLPDSMPQYKVSKIKNAKALEALNQNRQGSMLDFIDDFTQRFPGCVDEYETLLTDNRIWKQRTVGIGVVPPERALNLGMTGPMLRGSGIAWDLRKTQPYDVYDRMDFDVPVGKTGDCYDRYLVRVQEMRESNRIIKQCVDWLRANPGPVITDNHKVAAPARESMKSNMEELIHHFKLFTEGFHVPEGEAYAAVEHPKGEFGIYLVSDGANKPYRLKIRAPGFAHLATLDEMARGHMIADAVAIIGTMDIVFGEIDR; from the coding sequence ATGGCTGAAATCAAGAACTATTCCCTGAACTTTGGTCCGCAGCACCCTGCGGCGCACGGTGTGTTGCGTCTGGTGCTCGAGCTCGATGGCGAGGTCGTGCAACGCGCTGACCCGCACATCGGTCTTCTCCACCGCGCCACCGAAAAGCTGGCCGAGCACAAGACCTACATCCAGTCGCTGCCCTACATGGACCGCCTGGACTACGTGTCGATGATGTGCAATGAGCACGCCTACTGCCTGGCCATCGAAAAGCTGCTGGGCCTGGAAGTGCCGGTGCGCGCGCAGTACATCCGCGTGATGTTCTCCGAGATCACGCGCCTGCTGAACCACCTGATGTGGCTGGGCTCGCACGGTAATGACTGTGGCAGCTCCACCATCCTGATCTATACTTTCCGCGAGCGTGAAGACCTGTTCGACATGTACGAAGCCGTCTCTGGCGCGCGCATGCATGCGGCCTATTTCCGGCCTGGTGGTGTGTACCGCGATTTGCCCGACAGCATGCCGCAGTACAAGGTCAGCAAGATCAAGAACGCCAAGGCGCTGGAGGCTTTGAACCAGAATCGCCAGGGTTCGATGCTTGACTTTATCGACGACTTCACCCAGCGCTTCCCCGGCTGTGTGGATGAGTACGAAACCTTGCTTACCGATAACCGTATCTGGAAGCAGCGTACCGTGGGTATTGGCGTGGTGCCGCCTGAGCGTGCTCTGAATCTGGGCATGACGGGGCCCATGCTCCGGGGCTCCGGCATCGCCTGGGATCTTCGCAAGACCCAGCCCTACGACGTCTATGACCGCATGGACTTCGACGTGCCGGTGGGCAAGACGGGCGACTGCTACGACCGTTACCTGGTGCGCGTGCAGGAAATGCGCGAGTCCAACCGCATCATCAAGCAGTGCGTGGACTGGCTGCGCGCCAACCCCGGCCCTGTGATCACCGACAACCACAAGGTGGCTGCACCGGCACGCGAATCCATGAAGTCCAACATGGAAGAGCTGATCCACCACTTCAAGCTCTTCACCGAAGGTTTTCACGTTCCCGAAGGCGAAGCCTATGCGGCCGTCGAGCACCCCAAGGGCGAGTTCGGCATTTACCTCGTGAGCGATGGCGCCAACAAGCCTTACCGCCTGAAGATCCGCGCGCCGGGATTCGCGCACCTGGCCACGCTCGATGAAATGGCTCGCGGCCACATGATCGCCGACGCCGTGGCCATCATCGGCACCATGGATATCGTGTTCGGGGAGATCGACCGATGA
- the nuoK gene encoding NADH-quinone oxidoreductase subunit NuoK, protein MTLTLGHFLSLGAMLFALAVIGIFLNRKNLIVLLMAIELMLLAVNMNFVAFSHYLGDMHGQVFVFFILTVAAAESAIGLAILVLLFRNKSSINAEDLNTLKG, encoded by the coding sequence ATGACGCTGACTTTGGGCCACTTCCTCTCGCTGGGCGCGATGCTGTTCGCGCTCGCGGTGATCGGCATCTTTCTCAACCGCAAGAACCTGATCGTGCTGCTGATGGCGATCGAGCTCATGCTGCTGGCAGTGAACATGAACTTCGTGGCTTTCTCCCATTATTTGGGAGATATGCACGGCCAGGTGTTCGTGTTCTTTATCCTGACCGTGGCGGCTGCTGAGTCGGCGATCGGCCTGGCCATCCTGGTGCTGCTGTTCCGCAACAAATCCAGTATCAACGCGGAAGACCTCAACACCCTCAAGGGTTGA
- the nuoF gene encoding NADH-quinone oxidoreductase subunit NuoF — translation MTTAAQILSQFQATGVQTCFHDRHINPQIVAGLDGTNWSIKDYEARGGYAALRKILGTDGGEPLTQDQVIATVKESGLRGRGGAGFPTGLKWSFMPRSFPGQKYLVCNSDEGEPGTCKDRDILQFNPHIVIEGMIIAAYAMGISVGYNYIHGEIFQTYERFEEALEEARAAGYLGDKILGSNFSFQLHAAHGFGAYICGEETALLESLEGKKGQPRFKPPFPASFGLYGKPTTINNTETFAAVPWIIRNGGAAYLECGKPNNGGTKIFSVSGDVEKPGNYEVPLGTPFAKLLELAGGVRKGRQLKAVIPGGSSAPVLPASIIMECTMDYDSIAKAGSMLGSGAVIVMDDSRSMVESLLRLSYFYSHESCGQCTPCREGTGWMWRVIDRIQHNQGRAGDLDLLNSVADNIQGRTICALGDAAAMPVRAMIKHFRPEFEALIRNNASQAATSA, via the coding sequence ATGACCACCGCCGCACAAATCCTCTCGCAGTTCCAGGCCACCGGCGTCCAGACCTGCTTCCATGACCGCCACATCAACCCGCAGATCGTCGCGGGCCTGGATGGCACGAACTGGAGCATCAAGGACTACGAAGCACGTGGCGGCTACGCCGCGCTGCGCAAGATCCTGGGCACTGACGGCGGCGAACCGCTGACACAGGACCAGGTCATCGCCACCGTCAAGGAATCGGGCCTGCGCGGTCGTGGCGGTGCGGGCTTTCCCACCGGTCTCAAGTGGAGCTTCATGCCCCGCTCGTTCCCTGGCCAGAAGTACCTGGTGTGCAATTCCGACGAGGGCGAGCCGGGCACCTGTAAGGACCGCGACATCCTGCAGTTCAACCCGCACATCGTCATCGAAGGCATGATCATCGCGGCCTACGCGATGGGCATCTCTGTGGGCTACAACTACATCCACGGCGAAATCTTCCAGACCTACGAACGCTTTGAAGAAGCGCTCGAGGAAGCACGCGCGGCGGGCTACCTGGGCGACAAGATCCTGGGCAGCAACTTCAGCTTCCAACTGCACGCCGCGCATGGTTTCGGCGCCTATATCTGCGGTGAAGAGACCGCGCTGCTCGAATCGCTGGAAGGCAAGAAGGGCCAACCGCGCTTCAAGCCACCATTTCCGGCCAGCTTCGGTCTGTACGGCAAGCCCACCACCATCAACAACACCGAGACCTTCGCTGCCGTACCGTGGATCATCCGCAATGGCGGGGCTGCCTATCTTGAGTGCGGCAAGCCCAACAACGGCGGCACCAAGATCTTCTCGGTCTCAGGTGACGTGGAAAAGCCCGGCAACTACGAAGTCCCCCTGGGGACGCCGTTTGCCAAGCTGCTCGAGCTCGCCGGTGGCGTTCGCAAAGGCCGCCAGCTCAAGGCCGTGATCCCCGGCGGCTCGTCTGCACCGGTGCTGCCAGCGTCCATCATCATGGAATGCACGATGGACTACGACTCCATCGCCAAGGCCGGCTCCATGCTGGGTTCGGGCGCCGTCATCGTGATGGACGATTCCCGCAGCATGGTCGAAAGCCTGTTGCGCCTGTCGTACTTCTACTCGCACGAATCCTGCGGGCAATGCACGCCCTGCCGCGAAGGCACGGGCTGGATGTGGCGCGTGATCGACCGCATCCAGCACAACCAGGGCCGTGCGGGCGACCTGGACCTGCTCAATTCGGTGGCAGACAACATCCAGGGCCGCACGATCTGTGCGCTGGGTGACGCTGCCGCGATGCCGGTACGCGCCATGATCAAGCATTTCCGTCCCGAGTTTGAAGCACTGATCCGGAACAACGCCTCCCAGGCCGCGACCTCCGCCTGA
- the nuoH gene encoding NADH-quinone oxidoreductase subunit NuoH, translating into MIDAIYNAGLNLLSFGWWTGIVWPVLWILIKIVCILAPLMGAVAYLTLWERKLLGFMQVRHGPNRVGPMGLLQPIADALKLLTKEIIQPTAASKGLFVLGPVMAIMPALAAWVAIPFGPDVALANVNAGLLLVMAITSIEVYGVIIAGWASNSKYAFLGALRASAQMVSYEIAMGFCFLVVIMVSGSMNLTEIVLGQGRGMAADKGLTFLSWNWLPLLPIFLVYLISGVAETNRHPFDVVEGEAEIVAGHMVEYSGMGFAIFFLAEYASMWLVSILAALMFLGGWLSPIDSAVFNWIPGWIWLGIKTFLVVSMFIWIRATFPRFRYDQIMRLGWKIFIPVTLVYLLFVGGWLLSPWNIWK; encoded by the coding sequence ATGATCGACGCGATCTACAACGCGGGCCTGAACCTGCTCTCCTTTGGCTGGTGGACGGGCATCGTCTGGCCAGTGCTATGGATCTTGATCAAGATCGTCTGCATTCTGGCGCCCCTGATGGGGGCGGTGGCCTATCTCACTTTGTGGGAGCGTAAGCTGCTGGGTTTCATGCAGGTGCGCCATGGTCCCAACCGCGTGGGCCCCATGGGTCTGCTGCAGCCTATCGCTGATGCGCTGAAGTTGTTGACCAAGGAAATCATTCAGCCCACGGCGGCCAGCAAGGGGCTGTTTGTGCTGGGCCCGGTCATGGCGATCATGCCTGCCCTGGCTGCCTGGGTCGCCATTCCGTTCGGACCTGACGTGGCCCTTGCGAACGTAAACGCCGGTTTGCTGCTCGTCATGGCCATCACCTCCATCGAGGTCTATGGTGTGATCATTGCCGGCTGGGCGTCCAATTCCAAGTACGCTTTCCTGGGCGCTCTGCGCGCCTCGGCCCAGATGGTGAGCTATGAAATTGCGATGGGGTTCTGCTTCCTCGTTGTGATCATGGTGTCGGGCAGCATGAATCTGACCGAGATCGTGTTGGGGCAGGGCCGTGGCATGGCCGCGGACAAGGGCCTGACTTTCCTGTCCTGGAACTGGCTGCCGCTGCTGCCGATTTTCTTGGTCTACCTCATCTCCGGCGTGGCTGAAACCAATCGCCATCCCTTCGACGTGGTGGAGGGCGAGGCCGAGATCGTGGCCGGCCACATGGTCGAGTATTCGGGCATGGGGTTTGCCATCTTTTTCCTGGCAGAGTACGCCAGCATGTGGCTCGTATCCATCTTGGCCGCGCTCATGTTCCTGGGCGGCTGGTTGTCGCCTATCGATAGCGCGGTGTTCAACTGGATTCCTGGTTGGATCTGGCTGGGTATCAAGACCTTCCTCGTGGTGTCCATGTTCATCTGGATCCGGGCGACTTTCCCCCGATTCCGGTATGACCAGATCATGCGTCTGGGCTGGAAGATCTTCATTCCGGTCACGCTGGTGTATTTGTTGTTTGTCGGCGGGTGGTTGCTCTCGCCTTGGAATATCTGGAAATAG
- the nuoL gene encoding NADH-quinone oxidoreductase subunit L, translating into MSQTLSASTLLAVPLAPLAGALLAGIFGTTFGGNWIGRRLSHTLTILGVLAAFILSAMTLKSVAIDGARFNETLYTWMVVGGLKMEVGFLIDSLTAMMMVVVTFVSLMVHIYTIGYMEEDEGYNRFFAYISLFTFSMLMLVMSNNLLQLFFGWEAVGLVSYLLIGFWFNKPSAIFANMKAFLVNRVGDFGFILGIGLIAAYTGTLNYGEIFAKAGDLGALSFPGTSWMLVTVICICLFIGAMGKSAQFPLHVWLPDSMEGPTPISALIHAATMVTAGIFMVSRMSPLFELSDTALNFILVIGAITALFMGFLGIIQNDIKRVVAYSTLSQLGYMTVALGASAYSVAVFHLMTHAFFKALLFLGAGSVIMGMHHNQDIRWMGAVRKYMPITWITSLLGSLALIGTPLFSGFYSKDSIIEAVHFSHLPAAGFAHFAVLAGVFITAFYSFRMYFLVFHGKERYDQNPDAHHDDHHGHGHDDHHEPHESPWVVTVPLVLLAIPSVVVGFLFIQPMLFGDFFKDVIFVDAAKHPSMAHMTEHFHSAWAMALHGLQTAPFWLALAGVALSYYMYMVNPALPTAIKARAQPIYTLLENKYYLDWINENILARGARALGMGLWKGGDQAVIDGALVNGSWKLVRGVSGVVRWVQSGFIFHYALVMILGVFALMTWFVWGDVFMQLIK; encoded by the coding sequence ATGAGTCAAACCCTCTCTGCTTCAACGCTCCTGGCTGTGCCACTGGCTCCGCTGGCGGGCGCCCTGCTGGCCGGTATCTTCGGTACGACCTTCGGTGGTAACTGGATCGGTCGCCGCCTGAGTCACACCCTGACCATCCTCGGGGTACTGGCTGCGTTCATTCTCTCGGCCATGACGCTCAAGAGCGTTGCGATCGATGGTGCCCGCTTCAATGAAACCCTCTACACCTGGATGGTGGTCGGCGGCTTGAAGATGGAAGTGGGCTTCCTGATCGACAGCCTGACGGCCATGATGATGGTGGTGGTGACGTTCGTGTCGCTGATGGTCCACATCTACACCATCGGCTACATGGAAGAGGACGAGGGCTACAACCGCTTCTTTGCCTACATCTCGCTGTTCACGTTCTCCATGCTCATGCTGGTCATGAGCAACAACCTGCTGCAGCTGTTCTTTGGCTGGGAAGCCGTGGGCCTGGTGTCCTACCTGCTCATCGGCTTCTGGTTCAACAAGCCTTCCGCCATCTTTGCGAACATGAAGGCGTTTTTGGTCAACCGCGTGGGTGACTTCGGCTTTATCCTGGGCATCGGTCTGATCGCAGCCTACACCGGCACCTTGAACTATGGCGAGATCTTCGCCAAGGCCGGTGATCTGGGCGCCTTGTCGTTCCCCGGCACCAGCTGGATGCTGGTGACCGTGATCTGTATCTGCCTGTTCATCGGTGCCATGGGCAAGTCGGCACAGTTTCCTCTGCACGTCTGGCTGCCGGATTCGATGGAGGGTCCCACCCCCATTTCCGCGCTGATCCACGCCGCCACCATGGTGACTGCGGGCATCTTCATGGTGTCGCGCATGTCACCCCTGTTCGAGCTGTCGGATACCGCACTCAATTTCATTCTGGTGATCGGTGCCATCACGGCGCTCTTCATGGGTTTCCTGGGCATCATCCAGAACGACATCAAGCGTGTGGTGGCGTACTCGACGTTGTCGCAACTGGGCTACATGACGGTGGCACTGGGTGCTTCGGCCTACTCGGTGGCCGTGTTCCACCTGATGACGCATGCGTTCTTCAAAGCCTTGTTGTTCCTGGGCGCTGGCTCGGTCATCATGGGCATGCACCACAACCAGGACATTCGCTGGATGGGGGCTGTGCGCAAGTACATGCCCATCACCTGGATCACCTCGCTGCTGGGCTCGCTGGCCCTGATCGGCACGCCGCTGTTCTCGGGCTTCTATTCCAAGGACAGCATCATCGAGGCAGTGCATTTCAGCCACCTGCCAGCCGCCGGTTTCGCGCATTTTGCGGTGCTTGCAGGTGTCTTCATCACGGCGTTCTACTCCTTCCGCATGTACTTCCTGGTGTTCCATGGCAAGGAGCGTTACGACCAGAACCCGGACGCGCATCATGACGATCACCATGGTCACGGCCATGACGACCACCATGAGCCGCACGAATCCCCTTGGGTGGTGACCGTGCCTCTGGTTTTGCTGGCAATCCCTTCGGTGGTAGTGGGCTTCCTGTTCATTCAGCCCATGCTGTTTGGTGATTTCTTCAAGGATGTCATTTTTGTGGATGCGGCAAAGCACCCCTCCATGGCGCACATGACAGAGCACTTCCACAGTGCCTGGGCCATGGCATTGCATGGTTTGCAAACGGCACCGTTCTGGTTGGCATTGGCGGGTGTGGCGCTGTCGTACTACATGTACATGGTCAATCCCGCGCTGCCCACTGCGATCAAGGCGCGCGCGCAGCCCATCTACACCCTGCTGGAAAACAAGTACTACCTCGACTGGATCAACGAGAACATTCTGGCCCGTGGTGCCCGTGCGCTGGGCATGGGGTTGTGGAAGGGCGGAGATCAGGCAGTGATCGATGGCGCCTTGGTCAATGGTTCTTGGAAACTGGTGCGTGGCGTTTCCGGAGTCGTCCGTTGGGTGCAGTCTGGCTTTATCTTCCATTACGCGCTGGTGATGATCCTGGGTGTATTCGCACTGATGACCTGGTTTGTCTGGGGCGATGTGTTCATGCAGCTCATCAAATAA